GATCCAGTGTTCAACGGCAATCATGAGAGTCATCAAGAAGGAAAAACTGACATAAAAAATGGATCTCCACACACACCGCCAGCAGCACCTGTACAGCTCAGTGACTATGATTTTGACCGGTTAGTGGGTTATTGATTACCTTGctgtatgtttttctttttttttattttcacacccatgTCATTTGATTAGCTGTCTAGCTAGGCATGACATGTTctcttagctaaattcttgtCCCATTCGTTTGCAGCGAATTTGACATCTCTATCGTTCAGTGTCCTGAATTTGACCAAGTACTCAATAATGTTGAACAGGGGCACCAAACCAAAGCCATAATCATGCAACTCCTGCAAACAGTGTTTCCAATAAAATCACCCTATCATACACTGAGTCCAGGTAGACCGAGCTTTTCACTCGGTTTAACTCAGCTTGAAAAGACTCTAACCCCGTCCCCAATACATTCAATTGATCCAAGACTAAGAGAAATAAAGTTGGGGGAGACTAAGGAGGAACAAATCAGAACATGGATAGTTAACCCGTCGTTGGATGAAAATCAAGATTTAGCTTCCTATGAAGGGCGGGACTACATGGTATTACAAAGGAAGGACTTCTGGACCTTGAAACCACGCAGTTGGGTAAACAGCTGTGTACGTATATGAACTTAAGCATGTGTTTTAATTCCCTATACTTATATCGGTGTTTGAATTACACTTGCTTAATACTCTATGTAGGTAATTCAATGGATgtgctatactttcaacgacaTTGAATCATCTAGGTTCAAGCGAGAGTTCTATTGCGTGTGTCCAGGCATATTGGTAATTACATTCTTATTACTATGTGGAAAAGGCTTTTTATTGGGATTCTTACTATGTGTGGGTCTGCAGGAATCAGTCATAAAAAATGATAGTCTGGAAAGATTTATGGACGGTGTGGCACCAATTTATGATGGTCTTAGTCcaagctttggtgatgatactAGGTTCTTTGACAAAGTAGTAGCAGCAAAGAGAAAATGAGTGAGTTGCTGTTTTGTATTTAAATACCTGTTGGAAATATGTTGTTGCATGATTTGAGAATGTTCAGGTTCTTGAATGGTCAAATGAGATCaatagtttttgttttgttttttttcctcACATGAAAAATCTCTTCATATTTGCTACTTGGTGCAGTGGTTAATTCCTTATTGTTGGAGGGGCCATTGGTGGGTATATGCATTTGATGTGGTTGCAAAGCATTTACTTATTCTCGACAGTTTGCATTATGGACCAGAAGATGATAAACGAATAAAGCTCGATGCATATGTGGTAAGATACCATCATTCTTTTAAACAAAATACAGCCGCACAATTCAAGTCGATATAATTTTGCTCGCGTATGTTCGTTCCATGATTTTCAGGGGAGACTATGTGAGGATATGGCAAGCATTTCTATTCCTGCATTCGTTCGGACTACACACGGCCCAGCTCGTTCGTACGCGAGGGTTCCAAAGCAACCGAACAAGTGAGATGAAATTATAACCCAAATTTGAGgcttttttatatttcaattcaaACTGTGTCGTACCATGTAACTTGGTTTTTCTCAACCTAATTGCAATAGCGTTTTATTGTCCTGTAGCTTTGACTGTGGCATGTGTGTCATTAAGTTGATGAAAAGTTGGACCGAAGAACGTCAACTTTGTGAATGGGATGAGGTTTGTTAATTAAACATTTGCACAAATGTCATTATTGATCTTGTAAAAATATCGCTGTAACGGTTCTTAATACTAAACCAATTGATAAATTTACCCACAGGATTCACTCAGCTCAGACAGGATGGAGTTGATGCTAGACATTATCTGTGGCCCACAGAATGCATCAGTAGGACACTTATCTCATTATTGAAAAACAAGGTTAAACCTGTTCGTCGTAATGCCCCACGGAACAAGAAGAAGGATGTTAGTTCACCGTACACTTCACCTAGCACACGATCACTGATTGAACGTGGGGAGGGATTACGGAAGGGGGCAATGTGCAAAGGGAGGAAGAAGTTGCTTACTTAGTATTAGTTACAATGAATTGAACTACCAGATTATACTGAGTTTACTTACTGCTGACATGCTTAAGGATTTGTTATTGTCACATTAGAAAAACTTGATTCAatgacatatttttttttcctacAATACAATGATTTATTGGTTATGTTACCTAAAAATTATCCATGTCTTTTTAGATGTGAGAATCCCggctttatcaatttttttttgtaaaacttCCATATTTGTGCATATTGAAATAGGTGACCACTAACCATCCACCAATATAGCTAAACTGAACATCTTATACCTTACTATAGTGAACATCCAGTCTAACAAGGTCAAAATCAAAACACACGAATGCTAACGGCTAACCATCCTTGTTTATAGTAGAAATGAACATCTGAACACCTATAGAAATGAACATCCACTTTAGTTCATTAAAAAATACGTGAAAATAATGTCTATGACGAACAGGTACGTACCGATAAACTATACAGTAAAGCATGTAGAAATCTGGAACAACTTAATTAAACTACAACGTAAATTACAGAATAACCATCAAATATACACGTTATGCATTAAGTCTACaggaaaaaaaatagtaacatGGTTCAATTTAACCCTTAAAAAAATGGTTCTTGCAATTAATAACATGTGGATCTTTTGCAACATCTGCCTTAGAACCTTGAAACTAACAATAATCCTTAAACACAGAGATGAGAAAATATACACTATCACAAACTTGTCCAACTAATCCTACTTTTTGTTGAAGGAGCTTAACAAAGACATGAAACCATCGGCTTGTTCGGGGACATTTAGGCCAGCAACAGAACCATGGTGTATATCTTGAAATGCGTGTCGACGAACCACCTGTccagaaaaaagaagaaaaaagtccAAAAGTTATGTTCTAGAATAGTAATATACCAAATAAACATACAAAGTTGAGATTAAGCCAAACATCTACCGGGAtgaattcttttgttttctccGCCTTGAATTCTTGAAGGACTTCTCAAGGATAGCGCCGAGCCTCTTAATCTTTGGCCTCTCCTTTGTGGTGACCTTCGATGGGCCTTGGATGTCATCAACACTGACATCGTTCGAACTCTATGAGCCAATGTTCGTCTGCGTCTTTGACACGCTCTCGGACCTCTTTTTGGCATGGTGCGCAGCCAACGTGGCCATTGTTTCTTCCAAAGCAACATGCGGCAATGTTGTTTCTTCATCATCACCGACGAACTCTTGAGCAACACTATAGAAGTGTGCACACAGTCCCTTGAATGCAACATGACTCTCATCCGACCGACTGATATCATGGCTACTTTTGACATACGTATGTTTGCGCTTTATCTTCTTGCTCCATCGAGGGAGAACATAACATGAAGGTACTTTGTACACTTTATATGAATGGAAAACTTCAAGGCAGTGACAGCACAACACACCTGAACTCTCAAAAAGATTGCACTCACAACGAAGCTCCTGTGTGGAATGGTCAAAGTGAACATCGTACGAAACGCATAGAATAGTATCGTTGACTAGTTTCTCCTCTTCCATCGTCACGCAGACCAATGAACCCTGTTTATCAACTGTAGAAACTCTGCAGTTAGCCTTCTTCACAAACTCAATTTGAACATCCCTAAAAATGCTCGTGGTATACTCTTGCTGAAACTGTTTCTCCATAGGCGAGGTGGTTGCACAAGGGATAACCCCCTTCGAGTCTGCAGCATCATCCTCCAGTTCCCTCTGCTCCTTGAATCCAAGAACATTGTCATATTCATGAACAAATTGAACCAAGCTAGTTTTACTGTGTAAGTATCCACCATAGAATGCGTGCATGCTCTCACTCCTTTGCGTACTCCGCATTGCTGACCAAAATTCACCTTTGAAGTATATTGGGATCCACATACGTCGGTCATCATACAGATCTACAAGGAATAAATAATCCCAAATTAAGGATAGAAAGCTTACACCAAACATATTACTACACCTGAGAAATGACCATCCACAATCAATGATATATTAAACATCCAAATGTATATTATAATGAACATCCATATAATTGTCATAAAAAATTCTCCATATACTAAACATTCAGATGCCAAATAATTGCAATAAAAGCGTGTGAAGTAATCGTACAGTAACAAACCTGACACCCATGTGTTGTTATGTAAGTTGTACTCATCTATAAAATCATCCCAGTTATCTTCAAATGACTCCTCGGTccgagagttccacacaatgtTGTTTAAGTCAACATACAAAGCTCCGTACCGACGGTAACCCCCAAGCTTGGAAGGTACTTATTCATAATATGCCAGATGTACCACCTGTGGCGTGTGTCGGGTAAAGTATTTTTGATCGCATGGTACTTGAATCGACATTGATCGGTTATGATACACTGTGGAGCAGTTCCCATGCACTTGACCCATTGGCTAAAAACCCACTCATAACTTGCGATTTCCTCATTCCCCAATAAAGCACAACCGAGGAGGGTCGACCTACCATGGTGGTTGACCCCAACGAACGACACAAACGGTAATCCATGCCTACCAGAAAAACCAACCAGATGTAAGAAATGCCAATCACGATCGAATAGCATTttatcaagaaaaggaaaaaacacCAACTTAACTACTACGTACCTATTCCTTCTGTAAGTGCTATCAACTGACACGACGTCTCCATAGTATTCATACGACGCCCTACACCTTGCATCGACCCATACTGCACTCTTAAATTTACACTCATCGTCCAACTCCACCGTGTAAAAGAAGTTCGGATTGATGTCCTTCATTCTCCTGAAGTAGCTCATCATCTCCCTGACATCCGCATTCACGTTGTTATTTCGGAGCCTTGCTGttatataatttcttaaatccttcTCTGAGAATCCCAAGTTAGAGGGGCCACCAACCTCATTTGACAAAGCAAGGAATATCTTGTTTGGTCGAATCCCAACCTCATCATTATCCTCGATCACGCACTTCATATGCATCGTCAGCTGCCTATACTCATGGTAGTGCACTGCCTTTTTCAGTGAACAGGGGTGAGAGTGCATCAAGTCAACCTTGAGCAAAACCCAGTCTTGCACGTCTTTATCAAACTTTACATATATCCTTGCCTTGCACCCAGTAGCTGAAATCGTATTCTTCTGCGTTGGTGCTTTAACACGAGACTCGCGGATCACGTCGCGATTACAGTGTATAGCTTGGTTAATGGGAGCCTTTGTGATCTTATCAAATGTTGTCGTCCTTATCTTAGTTGCAAATCGAGCTTTCTTTGCATAGGTCGCATAAAAGTCATGAGCCATCTGTAACTGAGCAAATCGCATTCCAACTCTTGGTATCTCATCTTCTTGAAGGCAACCATGATCTGGTAactgtattttatattaattcgaatgaaaaattaattaccATTAGTTATCAAATCAAACATGAACATTATGACTACACAAAAGTAATCTAGACTCCAATACCTAATCAATAAGCTCCATCTCTTTACTTCCAACATCTGTAACATCCGACAACTGCGTGGCCTAAAATTTCCAAACAAACAGAGTAACTAAAAGGAGGAAGATCCTGATCAAAATTCATTTCAATAAAAATCTCTAAAACAATCACCGAAAACACATCAACAGCTACAAAACAAGCaaagagatttttttatttcatgtattatttaattaattttcaccatttatttgtttttttttctcattcaaTGAAAATCATTAGGAATTATTTGTTCCATTTTGGCTAATAGTTAAGGGCCTTACTCACCCTTTAGTGGCTTCTTTTTTCACTCCAGCCACAAAATTCTTTTCATGTATATTTACATACACACACTCATTTCTTCAGATGCAAGAAGAACATAAGCACATCATTCATTAACTACATATTCCcataaacatgaaaaatattaaaataaaaggtAGGAAGCATACGAgcatataactaaaaaatatgtaGTGAGCATATATACATACcattacatgattaaaatactaatataaGCATGAAAAATAACCAAATACAAGGCAGGAAGCATATCAgcatataactaaaaaaatatgcagTGAGCATATAAACATACCATTACATGATTAAAACACTAATATAAGCATTCCATGGTTAGCATGTTGCAAATACAAGTAGCATTCACTTCAATTCAGTGAACAAATTCAGCCACTGAATCACCCTATGGTTATCTATTTTAAATACTTGCTTGATCATCACGTAGGGATAGTATACGGACACCATAGATAAAAATACATTCATATAAGCataccaaaaaattaaattatgctATCCCATCAGCCATATAAGCACGTAATTCCATAATAAGATGATTAGCAAATAAAGATGCCATTTAAAATGAAGAGAgcatagattcatatacaaAAACACATACGAAAAAATGTGCTCTTGGATGTAATCATATAAGCATGCAATggttaattaattttagctaATCCTCAATGCATGTAATGATAccattaaatataaaacaaacaTAAATTTATTTGCATCTCAACTGATTGCTTACAATTGCATGTTTCAATAACCATACAATTAAAGTACTCATTTACATTGTGACTAAACATAGAAACTAAACGCACAATAAACATCCATGGCAGAAATTGAGGATCTTAATTGCTCACCTTGTTCAACTTGTGACCATGGCCTGCGACATCACCGGCTAAGTTTTCTTATTTGTATGATAAATTTTCTGAAACATCAGAGGctacatggtgcacgaaatcgcaatcacacttttgcaattccgcacaactaaccagcaagtgcactgggtcgtccaagtaataccttacgtgagtaagggtcgatcccatagagattgtcagcttgaagcaagctatggttatcttgtaactcttagtcaggatatcaataattctcaggtttaattgtgaaaagtaaaagaacatgaaatagatatttgttttgcagtaatggagaacaggttgaggttttggagatgctctatcttctgaatctctgctttcctactatcttcttcttcatgcacgcaaggctccttccatggaaagctgtatgtagggtttcactgttgtcaatggct
This sequence is a window from Arachis duranensis cultivar V14167 chromosome 2, aradu.V14167.gnm2.J7QH, whole genome shotgun sequence. Protein-coding genes within it:
- the LOC107475241 gene encoding protein FAR1-RELATED SEQUENCE 5-like produces the protein MSGSLTDLRGTRVLPLYERTGTDLALGCGGSGTGSSIAGCFPLDEDGFEEPGFEEAGLEGVAFGGGVDLAEAGYLGVVLVRAMGSVRGGELPDHGCLQEDEIPRVGMRFAQLQMAHDFYATYAKKARFATKIRTTTFDKITKAPINQAIHCNRDVIRESRVKAPTQKNTISATGCKARIYVKFDKDVQDWVLLKVDLMHSHPCSLKKAVHYHEYRQLTMHMKCVIEDNDEVGIRPNKIFLALSNEVGGPSNLGFSEKDLRNYITARLRNNNVNADVREMMSYFRRMKDINPNFFYTVELDDECKFKSAVWVDARCRASYEYYGDVVSVDSTYRRNRHGLPFVSFVGVNHHGRSTLLGCALLGNEEIASYEWVFSQWVKCMGTAPQCIITDQCRFKYHAIKNTLPDTRHRWYIWHIMNKYLPSLGVTVGTELYLYDDRRMWIPIYFKGEFWSAMRSTQRSESMHAFYGGYLHSKTSLVQFVHEYDNVLGFKEQRELEDDAADSKGVIPCATTSPMEKQFQQEYTTSIFRDVQIEFVKKANCRVSTVDKQGSLVCVTMEEEKLVNDTILCVSYDVHFDHSTQELRCECNLFESSGVLCCHCLEVFHSYKVYKVPSCYVLPRWSKKIKRKHTYVKSSHDISRSDESHVAFKGLCAHFYSVAQEFVGDDEETTLPHVALEETMATLAAHHAKKRSESVSKTQTNIGS